The following are from one region of the Ischnura elegans chromosome 12, ioIscEleg1.1, whole genome shotgun sequence genome:
- the LOC124169041 gene encoding uncharacterized protein LOC124169041, with the protein MMSMRIRCLLAIGKEIRITPSCCYSSDPKQRNISAGEAHGSVHLPNNVQELDAGQKALFSPERSRDISGPNIDSHGQGATIEVDRSHQAGEDAHVGAYACSGSGIHLDSVMQPNVPRPFESASASSGRGDRSSYVDNPPEGGHWTGGEKYVAEDRKLVHARGGGGSDGGRTGSGGRRPGTGVTLGGLGSIGLTLRLVPAINNHILLWQHDRDVLLSRQAFGVRPVLPVRSTPCLTYCTSVNKDNPNAAPISRKDKLKKAVKDYGATVIVFHVGISLLSLGGFYLAVSSGLNVVDILNHLGMGSGTVAKEASTFAVAYIVHKAFAPVRISITLGATPFIVRYLRRVGILKPPK; encoded by the exons CTGGGGAGGCCCATGGCTCAGTCCACCTCCCGAACAACGTCCAGGAGCTGGATGCCGGCCAAAAGGCCCTCTTCTCTCCTGAGCGCTCCCGGGACATCTCGGGCCCCAACATCGACTCACACGGCCAGGGTGCCACTATTGAGGTGGATCGCAGCCACCAGGCGGGCGAGGATGCGCACGTTGGTGCCTACGCATGCTCGGGTTCGGGCATCCACCTAGACTCGGTGATGCAGCCGAACGTGCCGCGCCCCTTCGAGTCAGCCTCGGCAAGCAGCGGGAGAGGCGATCGCTCGAGTTACGTGGACAATCCTCCAGAGGGTGGGCACTGGACGGGGGGGGAGAAGTACGTGGCAGAGGACAGGAAGTTGGTTCACGCCCGAGGGGGTGGTGGCTCCGATGGAGGAAGGACGGGAAGTGGAGGCAGAAGACCAGGTACAGGGGTCACCCTCGGCGGATTGGGATCGATCGGCTTGACTCTCCGCCTCGTCCCCGCAATTAACAACCACATCCTGTTGTGGCAGCATGATAGGGATGTGCTCTTGTCCCGCCAGGCGTTTGGCGTTAGACCTGTGTTGCCTGTGAGAAGCACGCCTTGTCTCACTTACTGTACCTCTGTGAATAAAGATAACCCGAACGCTGCTCCAATTTCAcgaaaagataagttgaaaaaAGCTGTGAAAGATTATGGAGCTACCGTGATCGTTTTCCATGTCGGTATCTCATTATTATCTCTGGGTGGCTTCTACTTAGCGGTGTCCAG TGGCCTGAACGTGGTTGACATCTTGAACCATCTTGGCATGGGCAGTGGCACTGTGGCGAAGGAGGCAAGCACGTTTGCTGTGGCGTACATTGTTCATAAAGCATTTGCTCCTGTGCGGATTAGCATCACACTTGGTGCAACGCCTTTCATTGTGCGCTACTTGCGGAGGGTGGGAATCTTGAAGCCTCCAAAGTAG
- the LOC124168735 gene encoding uncharacterized protein LOC124168735 produces the protein MRLPMPKLYLRLLLWSITCLQTVPTTRGLCFAKCFPIRKLPNDMGVPELKQRLLLQKCAWKKERKLLRTHRRIHSLLLPMVVTKQTKLYPIVVTFFSPELREIQNCLLSVPNFEGDATGVNIADLLLSTLREFHIPLKYCLAFGADNAPVMVGQKKGVAACLKQEIGNLIIVGCPCHLINLAAEKGAACLPLNVDENIIDIFYYLERSAKRKEKFRKFQTLHDTEVRKILKHVPTRWLSLKRCLDRILDQWNPLLSLFKDEIVSNDSGEGTLKNYKIPKHIQSADVSNSEPKSKHYDTILCLSLRDQMCLRKSVFFKSVRKCFSSSCDYMIHKFPFKDEVLIHAEVADISNIGKASFSSLRFFINRFPDILTREMEQLDAEVDILHSQFCNFQLQETNITAERIDVQWALIGQMKSADGVLKYDRLAKVMLAILSIPHSNAECERIFSTVTKKKTQFRSMLSETSLEKFLILKSIQKGKCFEQKFSPEFLKKAKSATTSVLNK, from the exons ATGCGGTTACCAATGCCGAAGCTTTATTTACGTCTTTTATTGTGGAGCATAACTTGCCTACAAACTGTGCCGACCACGCGGGGCCTTTGTTTCGCAAAATGTTTCCCGATTCGGAAATTGCCAAACGATATGGGTGTGCCAGAACTAAAACAACGGCTATTATTACAGAAATGTGCATGGAAGAAAGAACGAAAGTTATTACGTACACACAGGAGAATCCATTCTCTATTGCTACCGATGGTAGTAACAAAACAGACTAAGTTATATCCTATTGTTGTTACGTTCTTCAGCCCTGAGCTCCGTGAAATTCAAAACTGCCTCCTTTCTGTGCCTAATTTTGAAGGGGATGCTACTGGCGTTAATATTGCTGACCTCCTGCTTTCAACTTTACGGGAATTCCATATTCCGCTAAAATACTGTCTGGCGTTTGGTGCCGATAATGCTCCCGTAATGGTAGGGCAAAAAAAGGGTGTGGCAGCATGTTTGAAACAGGAAATCGGCAACCTAATCATTGTAGGCTGTCCTTGTCATCTGATTAATCTTGCTGCAGAGAAAGGGGCGGCATGTTTACCCTTAAATGTTGACGAAAATATTAtcgacattttttattatttggaaagAAGTgcaaagaggaaagaaaaatttagaaaatttcaaactttacaTGACACTGAAGTGAGGAAAATTCTGAAACATGTGCCTACTCGATGGCTATCATTGAAAAGATGTTTGGATAGGATTTTAGATCAGTGGAACCCTTTACTTAGTTTGTTCAAGGATGAAATTGTGAGCAACGATTCTGGAGAGGGCACTTTGAAGAATTATAAAATTCCAAAACACATTCAAAGTGCAGATGTGTCTAATTCAGAACCCAAGTCTAAGCACTACGATACGA TTTTATGCCTGTCTTTGAGGGACCAAATGTG CCTGAGGAAAAGTGTATTCTTTAAGTctgtaaggaaatgtttttcctcCTCATGTGATTACATGATACACAAATTTCCATTCAAGGATGAAGTTCTCATACATGCTGAGGTGGCAGATATTTCTAATATTGGCAAGGCATCATTTTCCAGCCTTAGATTTTTCATTAATAGATTTCCTGACATTCTGACTAGAGAAATGGAACAATTAGATGCAGAAGTTGATATTCTGCACTCTCAATTCTGCAACTTCCAGCTACAGGAAACCAACATCACAGCAGAGAGAATTGATGTTCAATGGGCATTGATAGGTCAGATGAAATCAGCTGATGGTGTTCTCAAGTATGATAGACTTGCTAAGGTGATGCTAGCTATTTTATCAATTCCACATAGTAATGCAGAATGTGAAAGAATTTTTAGCACAGTAACGAAGAAAAAAACTCAGTTCAGGTCCATGCTTTCAGAAACATCtttggagaaatttttaatcttaaaatccaTTCAGAAAGGCAAGTGCTTCGAGCAGAAATTTAGCCCAGAGTTTTTGAAGAAGGCTAAATCAGCTACTACGAGTGTGCTaaacaaataa